A region from the Alkalidesulfovibrio alkalitolerans DSM 16529 genome encodes:
- a CDS encoding HprK-related kinase B: MSARVAALAEKFLREAPLTQQLGLRFGDTRIDVRSNSAALVAKLRDYYRDFLGEGGIADIEVAAIEREAVDIGLPLAPKTPEPGKRKIKEEFLDLPDGRVVRKRLTGLVCLFGGGLNLIVGPCIANDNQIVNFINNRYIERLIKRGCLLFHASGVAVGEQGLTLAGFAGMGKSTLALHIMRHGTDFVSNDRMMVERDTEGLVMHGLPKMPRVNPGTVLHNDSLGPVIPADERERFLAMPAEELWDLEHKYDAFIDECFGPDRFRIRCRMKALVLLNWRREKAPLSIARVDLTARRDLMPAFMKELGLFFEMDAETRGRDMSEGAYLAMLGDCPVYELSGGVDFEAAAVFCKNLLAP; this comes from the coding sequence GTGAGCGCTCGCGTCGCGGCCCTGGCCGAAAAATTCCTGCGCGAGGCCCCGCTCACGCAGCAACTGGGCCTTCGCTTCGGCGACACGCGCATCGACGTGCGCTCCAACTCGGCCGCGCTCGTGGCCAAGCTCAGGGACTACTACCGTGATTTTCTGGGCGAGGGCGGCATCGCCGACATCGAGGTCGCGGCCATCGAGCGCGAGGCCGTGGATATAGGCCTGCCGCTGGCCCCCAAGACCCCGGAGCCGGGCAAGCGCAAGATCAAGGAGGAGTTCCTCGACCTGCCCGACGGCCGCGTGGTGCGCAAGCGCCTGACCGGCCTGGTCTGCCTCTTCGGCGGCGGCCTGAACCTGATCGTGGGGCCGTGCATCGCCAACGACAATCAGATCGTGAACTTCATCAACAACCGCTACATCGAGCGGCTCATCAAGCGCGGTTGCCTGCTGTTCCACGCCTCGGGCGTGGCCGTGGGCGAGCAGGGCCTGACGCTGGCAGGGTTCGCGGGCATGGGCAAGTCCACCCTGGCGCTGCACATCATGCGCCACGGCACGGACTTCGTCTCCAACGACCGGATGATGGTCGAGCGCGACACCGAAGGGCTCGTCATGCATGGCCTGCCCAAGATGCCGCGCGTGAACCCCGGCACCGTGCTGCACAACGACTCCTTGGGGCCGGTCATCCCGGCCGACGAGCGCGAGCGGTTCCTGGCCATGCCAGCCGAGGAGCTGTGGGATCTGGAGCACAAGTACGACGCCTTCATCGATGAGTGCTTCGGGCCGGACCGCTTCCGCATCCGCTGTCGCATGAAGGCCCTGGTGCTGCTCAACTGGCGGCGCGAGAAAGCCCCGTTGTCTATCGCCCGCGTGGACCTTACAGCGCGGCGCGACCTGATGCCCGCTTTCATGAAGGAGCTCGGGCTGTTCTTCGAAATGGACGCGGAGACGCGCGGGCGGGACATGTCCGAGGGTGCCTACTTGGCCATGCTCGGCGATTGCCCGGTGTACGAGCTTTCCGGCGGCGTGGATTTCGAGGCCGCAGCGGTCTTCTGCAAGAATCTGCTCGCTCCCTGA
- a CDS encoding GAK system ATP-grasp enzyme yields MKRIGVVGIPGGWSTERMVAAVEQRTGFRLLVDMSKVRLDLSSGKVFYGEHDLSALDALVVKKIAPSYTPSALDRMEILRFLEERGLPVFSRARSIIRLIDRLSCTVGLRSGGIPMPPTTVTEDVEEAMAAVEDYGRAVFKPLFSSKARGMTVIEPGPEMQEQIEDFKAEGNPVMYIQKMVEHPGLDLGVTFIGGEYVTTYARKGSGASWNTTTQSGGKYVAVTPSQEVIDLAHKAQALFDMSFTCVDVVQTPDGPQIYEVSAFGGFRGLLDACGLDAAAMYADHVLGRLS; encoded by the coding sequence ATGAAACGCATAGGTGTCGTCGGCATTCCGGGCGGCTGGTCCACGGAGCGCATGGTCGCGGCCGTGGAACAGCGCACAGGCTTTCGGCTGCTCGTGGACATGTCCAAGGTGCGCCTGGATCTTTCGAGCGGCAAGGTCTTTTACGGCGAGCACGACCTGAGCGCGCTCGACGCCCTGGTCGTCAAGAAGATCGCACCCTCCTATACGCCTAGCGCCCTGGACCGCATGGAAATCCTGCGCTTTCTGGAGGAGCGCGGCCTGCCGGTATTCTCCAGGGCCAGAAGCATCATCAGGCTCATCGACCGCCTTTCGTGCACCGTGGGACTTCGCTCCGGCGGCATTCCCATGCCGCCCACGACCGTCACCGAGGATGTGGAGGAAGCCATGGCCGCAGTCGAGGACTACGGCCGCGCGGTCTTCAAGCCGCTCTTCTCCTCCAAGGCGCGCGGCATGACCGTCATCGAGCCCGGCCCCGAGATGCAAGAGCAGATCGAGGACTTCAAGGCCGAGGGCAACCCCGTCATGTACATCCAGAAGATGGTCGAGCATCCGGGCCTGGACCTGGGCGTGACCTTCATCGGTGGGGAGTACGTGACCACCTATGCGCGCAAGGGCTCGGGCGCGTCTTGGAACACCACCACGCAAAGCGGCGGCAAGTACGTGGCCGTGACGCCCTCGCAGGAGGTCATCGATTTGGCCCACAAGGCCCAGGCGCTCTTCGACATGTCCTTCACCTGCGTTGACGTGGTCCAGACCCCCGATGGGCCGCAGATCTACGAGGTCTCGGCCTTTGGCGGCTTCCGGGGGCTGCTCGACGCCTGCGGTCTGGACGCGGCTGCCATGTACGCCGATCACGTGCTCGGGAGGCTCTCGTGA